A genomic region of Kluyveromyces marxianus DMKU3-1042 DNA, complete genome, chromosome 5 contains the following coding sequences:
- the SHG1 gene encoding Shg1p, which yields MSNLEKSQNESLDPAKDLADAFKKEGHLDKMKNEILSQNLKDDMNLEQFIREQVKKLVRSKVQEDESLVFKNRGTTTALLEGQLFKDGFKSLNTAEVDIENLLDVSLNSNVLEKQIRDILEAKIDNK from the coding sequence ATGAGCAATTTGGAAAAATCTCAAAATGAATCTTTGGATCCTGCCAAAGATTTAGCTGATGCCTTTAAGAAAGAAGGCCATTTGGATAAAATGAAGAATGAAATACTATCCCAGAATTTAAAGGATGACATGAACCTGGAGCAATTCATTAGGGAGCAAGTGAAGAAGCTGGTACGATCAAAAGTTCAAGAGGATGAATCTTTGGTGTTTAAGAATAGAGGTACAACAACAGCGCTTTTAGAGGGGCAACTTTTTAAAGATGGTTTTAAGTCATTGAATACTGCTGAAGTCGATATTGAAAACTTACTAGATGTATCATTGAATAGTAATGTCTTAGAAAAACAGATACGAGATATATTAGAAGCtaaaattgataataaatAG
- the POP4 gene encoding RNase P/RNase MRP complex subunit, with translation MDRVQPFIEECLFTKCFDNPNKPIDENRLTQTLFLMPTDGGVATKLRKKNKLQLIPSTSGGGAPEFKQDNYRSVNKNSRVILKEYFNKCNHASRKAKNIAHSLKITNRDQISKILQEKHSDIWSNLPQYDTFQAMFEDIWCPYIRELLNIPQNHKVGNALNINAQQTLLKLSMADYNGCKIRVSKSKNHCLIGIEGIVIWDAQKSFIIVTKGKITDELKSIPKKGTTFEFEIPVNEEEALSYTILGDRFKYRSVDRAGRKFKSRRCDDLLFYVNGK, from the coding sequence ATGGATCGCGTTCAACCTTTCATAGAGGAGTGCTTATTCACAAAATGCTTTGATAACCCTAACAAACCAATTGATGAGAATCGGTTAACACAAACCCTCTTCTTAATGCCAACCGATGGTGGGGTTGCAACAAAActtagaaagaaaaacaagcTTCAGTTGATTCCATCTACAAGCGGGGGAGGGGCTCCAGAATTTAAGCAGGATAACTACAGAAGTGTAAACAAGAATTCAAGGGTTATATTGAAGGAGTATTTCAATAAATGTAATCATGCTTCAAGGAAAGCTAAAAACATTGCCCACTCCTTGAAAATTACGAATAGGGATCAGATCTCAAAGATACTACAAGAAAAGCACTCTGATATATGGAGCAATTTACCGCAATATGACACATTTCAAGCGATGTTTGAAGATATATGGTGTCCTTACATTAGAGAATTGTTAAATATTCCTCAGAATCATAAGGTCGGTAACGCTCTAAATATCAACGCTCAACAAACACTATTGAAACTTTCAATGGCAGATTATAATGGCTGTAAAATAAGAGTTTCCAAGTCTAAAAACCATTGTCTTATTGGCATAGAAGGTATTGTTATATGGGATGCCCAAAAATCATTCATTATAGTAACAAAAGGCAAAATAACTGATGAGCTAAAAAGTATACCGAAAAAGGGTACAACATTTGAATTCGAAATACCTgtaaatgaagaagaggcaTTATCATATACTATATTAGGAGACAGATTCAAATATAGGAGTGTTGATAGAGCAGGAAGAAAGTTCAAAAGTCGTCGTTGCGAtgatttattattttacGTTAACGGTAAATAA
- a CDS encoding cullin (a subunit of E3 ubiquitin ligase) conserved domain), with product MPPLVPEKIKSSKNKYDSLLEELKVLLSEYSAPAVNIKHDKEIYILLQKLIRYNVPKLSRTQSNTKQYVVVFKDSFISDLWDIIKKLIDELLTRDQILASIKSKQLSDINMVYVTFNHNVHSLEYYTKAFLPKIFNNIESKSFSSLEEYGTIRFFQKVSEIFNSNTTSIFKDFMVEAFEFPKDQQFLILKNLVAYDLPLEQTSGKLLLTDIVHANIKQFVYDRTHFEKVDTLQIHITFYCEKYPILLQSLISNTIDNLLLRFECFETFFDTCMNDPMTIFCILQELGNMIKYYYPWRIEEYKSLVTKTVVKMITEQYFTSFVSFYSSSLSLSDNNLANSLKDFVLVTLNSDIKNIERIAKWICKISEDYDGNSLNKLIKEFCTFLNDVFGSHSKYDKLLWNIYKRKFFLRSVIKTVSLSDYTAKLNQRFDQQVIESKFLDSVHTFEIRQLNEEIVYSLNIKRAPYIVPIILKHDSILDSLDSSDINGLIIPEILNDLLKVQIRFYMELDKNSHKTLSIQNHMNIIELKSPFTFGVSSTPLILLVNLLQASIFCLFNYDVHLSLSDIKAKLTEDKHEIPLIDRNMEMFLEMNVFRKDENDKFYLNKRYKPKKEALNDEKLILYHLPKISSTAIENDKADNKWYKELVGACIIRTLKQRKKCTKTKLFEFVAAEFPGISHGEFKDALEGCKNYYTSENGNIQYIL from the coding sequence ATGCCCCCATTGGTTCctgaaaaaataaaaagttCGAAGAATAAATATGACTCTTTGCTAGAAGAACTTAAAGTGCTATTAAGTGAATATTCTGCACCTGCGGTAAATATAAAGCACGATAAAGAGATATACATCTTATTACAAAAGTTGATACGTTATAATGTCCCAAAGCTTAGTAGAACACAAAGCAATACAAAACAGTATGTTGTGGTATTTAAAGACTCGTTTATTTCTGACTTATGggatataataaaaaaattgatCGATGAGTTGTTAACCAGAGATCAGATACTCGCTTCAATAAAAAGTAAACAATTATCCGATATCAATATGGTTTATGTCACCTTCAATCACAACGTTCATTCCTTGGAGTATTATACAAAAGCTTTCCTCCCAaaaatcttcaataatATAGAAAGCAAATCTTTTAGCAGCCTCGAAGAGTACGGTACTATTCGATTCTTTCAAAAGGTGTCTGAAATCTTCAACTCAAACACAACCTCGATATTCAAAGACTTTATGGTAGAAGCCTTTGAATTCCCAAAGGATCAGCAGTTCTTGATACTAAAAAACCTTGTAGCTTATGACCTGCCTTTAGAGCAAACTTCTGGGAAACTCTTACTGACGGACATTGTTCATGCCAATATAAAGCAGTTTGTCTATGACCGGACAcattttgaaaaagttgATACCCTTCAGATTCATATCACATTCTATTGTGAAAAATATCCAATCTTATTGCAGTcattaatatcaaataccATTGATAATCTTCTACTACGATTCGAGTGCTTCGAAACTTTTTTTGACACCTGTATGAATGACCCAATGACAATATTCTGCATATTACAAGAACTAGGAAATATGATAAAATACTATTATCCATGGAGAATAGAAGAGTACAAGTCTCTAGTTACTAAAACGGTAGTGAAAATGATCACTGAGCAATACTTTACCTCATTTGTCTCTTTTTactcttcatcattatcgCTGTCAGACAATAATCTAGCGAATTCCCTAAAAGATTTTGTTCTGGTAACTTTAAATTCAGACATAAAAAACATTGAAAGAATCGCAAAATGGATATGCAAGATTTCTGAAGATTATGACGGTAATTCCTTAAATAAGCTTATTAAGGAGTTTTGCACATTTCTAAACGATGTTTTCGGATCACATTCAAAGTATGATAAATTACTTTGGAATATctacaaaagaaagttCTTTCTTCGATCCGTTATTAAGACAGTTTCCCTTTCTGATTATACCGCAAAATTAAACCAACGATTTGATCAACAGGTCATCGAGAGCAAGTTCCTTGATTCAGTTCATACCTTTGAAATTCGCCAACTTAATGAGGAGATAGTCTATTCATTGAATATAAAAAGAGCACCATATATTGTTCCAATAATCTTGAAACATGACAGTATTTTAGACTCTTTGGACTCTTCTGATATTAATGGTTTAATTATACCGGAGATTCTCAATGATTTATTAAAGGTTCAAATACGTTTTTATATGGAATTGGACAAGAATAGCCATAAGACACTATCTATTCAAAACCATATGAATATCATAGAATTGAAAAGCCCTTTCACATTTGGTGTTTCATCGACTCCTCTAATACTTCTGGTAAACCTGTTACAAGCTTCGATATTCTGTCTTTTCAATTATGATGTTCATCTATCACTTTCAGATATCAAAGCAAAATTGACTGAAGATAAGCATGAAATACCATTAATAGATAGAAACATGGAAATGTTCCTGGAAATGAATGTGTTTAGGAAGGATGAAAATGACAAGTTTTATTTAAACAAGAGATATaagccaaaaaaagaggCTTTAAATGATGAGAAGTTGATATTGTATCACTTACCGAAAATATCGTCAACAGCTATAGAAAATGATAAAGCGGATAATAAGTGGTACAAAGAATTAGTGGGTGCATGTATAATCCGAACtttaaaacaaagaaaaaagtgCACGAAGACTAAACTCTTCGAATTTGTAGCAGCAGAGTTTCCGGGCATCAGCCATGGCGAATTCAAGGATGCACTTGAAGGGTGTAAGAACTATTATACATCTGAAAATGGTAACATACAGTACATTTTATAA